In the genome of Micromonospora sp. Llam0, the window TACTCCAACAACGTCACCTGGCGGGTCTGGGGCCCGATCCTGCTGGGCATGCACAAGGACAGGAGCAACTACCCGAGCGGCATGTACGTGCCCAACGGGATTTACACGTTGGACGTCAGCGAGTCGGGGTACCGGACCCTGCGGTTCACCGTCGGCAGCGCGCACAACCTCTGCGACGATCTTCAGCCCTGACCTGCGGGAGTCCCGACCTACGGGATCCCCAGCCCGGGACTCCGCCGGCGGGAAACATCCAGCCCCCGATGATCGTTGCCGGTGGTATGGACGATTCCGGGGCGAGCGGACCCGACAGCGGCAGCGAGACGTTCCACGCCGGCCCGGCCCCGGGCCGGCGCGGCGCGGTCCGGGTGGAGCCAGGTCAGAAACGGGTCCGGGTGTACCTGCACGGCGAGGTGGTGGCGGACACCACCGCCCCGCTGCTGGTCTGGGAGAAGCCCTACTACCCGACGTACTACCTGCCGGCGGCGGACGTCCGCGCGTCACTCGTCGCGACCGGTGCCACCGAGCGGTCGCCGAGCCGGGGCACCGCCGAGATCCTCGACGTGGTCACCGGGGACGGCCGGACCGCCGCCGGGGCCGCCCGTCGATACCCCGACTCACCGCTCGCGCAGCTGCGCGACGCGGTACGGCTGGACTGGGCGGCGATGGACGAGTGGCTGGAAGAGGACGAGCCGGTCTACACGCACCCGCGTGACCCGTACACCCGGGTCGACATCCTGGCCAGCAGCCGCCGGGTACGGGTTGAGCTGGACGGGGTGACGTTGGCCGAGTCCGGCTCGCCCCGGATCCTGTACGAGACCGGGCTGCCGCCGCGCTACTATCTGCCGCTGGCCGACCTGCGGCGGGACCTGCTGGTGCCGTCGCCGACCCGCAGCCACTGCCCGTACAAGGGGACCGCGGAGTACTGGTCGGTGCGGCTCGGCGAGCGGACCTACGACGACCTGGTCTGGATCTACCGTGCGCCGTTGCCGGAAAGCCAGAAGATCGCCGGTCTGGCCTGCTTCTACAGCGAAAAGGTCGACCTGTACGTCGACGGCGTCGCCCAGCAACGGCCGCGTACGCAGTTCAGCTGACGCCGGAGCGGGCACCCGGCCGGACGGGCCGGCGGGCCGGCCCGTCGCGGTGCATGTCGTCCGGCGATCGCCTTCCCCTGCTAACTTCTGCCCGTGGCACAGGCAGACGGATCAACCGCGCCGGACGGATCCGGGACGCTCGACGGGTCCGGGTCCGGGGCAGTCGGGCAGCCGGCGGGCGTCGTCCCACGGGTCGTCCGCAACGACTGGTCGTCGGTGGCCGTACCCGACCTGGGCAGCTGGCGGCCCACGATGACGGTGAGCGTCGTCATCCCGGCCTTCAACTGCCAGCCCACGCTGGATCTGACCCTGGCGTCGTTGAGCCGGCAGACGTACCCGGCGGATCTGCTCGAGGTCGTCGTGGCCGACGACGGCTCGGACCCGCCGTTGACCCTGCCGTCGATCCGACCGGCCCAGACGAAGATCGTCCGGATCGGTGCCGACGGCGAGGCCGGTTGGGGGCGGGCCGCCGCCCTGCGCTGCGGCGTCGCGCACAGCACCGGCGAGATCCTGCACTGGCTGGACGCCGACATGATCGCCTTTCCTGAGCATGTGGCGGCGCAGGTCCGCTGGCAGCACGTGCTGCCGTACGCGGTCACCCTCGGCTACAAGCGCTTCGTCGATCCGGACGGCGACGGGCGGTGGCCGGCGGCGGAGACGGTCGCCCAGACGCTGGCCGGCGGCGCGGCGGCGGACCTGTTCGGTGGCAACCCCGGTGAGCCGCACAGCTACGTCGAGCGGTACGTCAACCAGACCGACCAGCTGCGCATCGCCGACCACCACGCGTTCAAGATCCATGTTGGCGCGACCGCCGCGTTGTGTCGCGAGCTGTACCAGCGGGCCGGCGGGTTCGACGCGCAGCTGCGGCTGGGCGAGGACACCGAGTTCGGCTACCGGCTCGCCCAGGCGGGTGCCGTGTTCGTGCCGGAGCCGGCCGCCCGGAGCTGGCATCTGGGACGGACCCACGTGATGCGCGCCCGGAAGGAGATCGCCCGCTGGAACCGCCCGTTCTTCGCTGACCGGATCCCGTACCCGCGCAGCTGGCGCAAGGTGGGCGGGACGTCCTGGTCGGTCCCGCTCGTCGAGGTGGTCACGGCAGTCGGTGACCAGCCGCTGGAGCGGGTACGGGCGGCCGTCGACTCGGTGCTGCGCGGCACCGAACACGACGTCCGGGTCACCCTGGTCGGCCCGTGGGACCAGCTCGACGACGCGCGGGTACGGGTGCTCACCGACCCGCTGCGCGACCTGCGGCTGATCGCCGCGACCTACCGGGGTGAACCACGGGTCCGGCTGGCCACCGAGCGGCCCGCCAGTGTCTTTCCCGCGCCGTACCTGCTGGACCTGCCGGCCGCGTACGGCCTGGCACCGGACGCCCTGCGCCGGCTGATCGACGTCGCCGACCGCCACCAGGCCGGCGTGGTCCGCGTCGACATCGACCAGCCCGGGGCGGTTCGCGCCGACTCCGACGAGTCCGGGGCGGAACCGGTGCGGGGAGCCGGCGTACGGCTGTGGCGGACCGCGGCGCTCGGCCGGGCGCGGTGGGTGCGCGCCGCCGGCGAGCCGCTGTTCGACGCGGTCACCTCGGTGTACGGGCACCGCGACGTGCCCGCCGACGAGGTCGGCGTCGTGGACCTGACCCGGTTCGAGGTGACCGACCTGGCGAACGGCATGCCCCAGCCGTCCCGGCGTCGCCGGGCACCTGCCGCGCTGGTGCCGACCACCGTCGAGGTGGCGGGCGTACGGTCGCTGGCCAAGGCGACGGTGGTGGTCGCCTGGATGGCGGGCCGGCGGGTACGGGCTCAGTGGGCCGGGTCGGCGGTGCGGCGCAGAGCCGGCCACAGCGGGTAGCGGTAGCGGGGCAGCAACGGCATCGACACCGTGGTCGAGATCAGCCGCTGGCCCCGGGCCTGCTGGTCGATCCAGCGATCGTCCAACTTCAGCGACACCTCGCCGGTGCGGAACCGGCTCGGGTTGCCGGAGACCGTGTGGTTGGGCCGCAGCCGCACGGTGCTCCGGTCGACGAACGGCCCGCCGGCCGGCGGCGAGACGACCTCCTCCGGCAGGCCGACGAAGCGGAGCAGACCTTCGACGGTGTCCCGGGGCTCGACCATGAAATCCTCGTACCGCAACCGTCGGTGCCGGCCGGGATAGGCGCGGGCGGTCCGCTCGATCAGCAGGTTCCAGCCGAGCCACAGCCGGCTGCTCTCGGCCGGGCCGTGGTGGTGGGTCAGGCCGGGGGTCGAGGGATCGTGGTGGGAGGTCGTCCGGGACCAGGAGTACGCCACCGCTCGGGGGTCGCGCACCACGTGCAGCAGGTACGGCTGCACCCCGGCGACGCCGGACAGCATCGCGGCGTCGGCGGGCGACTTGGACGAGTCGACGATCAGCGTGGCACCGGTGACGTCCGCGACGGCCCGGTAGAGCGAGGCCATCAGCTGTCGGTAGCGCTCGACGTCGGGGCCGGGCCGGGCGCGTAGGAGAGTGGGCGTGTGGCGGACCCGCAGGGAGCGCCGCTGCAGCGCGTACACGTCGGCGGCCGACGGCGGTTCGTCCCCGTACGCGGTCCGGAGGATCTCCTGCCAGAGCGGGCATTCGGGGACCGGGACACCGCAGCCGCACGGCCGGCGCTGCTGCAGCCCGCGGAGCCAGAGGTAGGTGAGCTCACCGACGGTGAAGACCGACTCGTACGAGTTGAGAATGTTGTCCAAGATGGTGGTGCCGCTGCGTCCCCACGCCGCGATGAACAGAACCTTGGTCACACCGCTCCCTCCACAGGCTGCGGCCGGAGTCTAGCCAGGGGGCGGCGCCGACCCGGTCCGCTCCTCGGGCCTCGACAAGTCGGGTGCCGGACCGAATGTCGGGTCGGTGCCGGTCCGTCGTCCGGTCGCCGAGGGTGTTCCCGACCCGTACGGATGATGACCACCCAGATTTCACCCAATGGTCGCTCACGGTCGCCATCGTCAGGCGTGATGTCCGATACCCCAGCCGTCAGTGTGGTCATCCCGACCCGCAACCGCCCGGACCTCGTGACCCGCGCCGCTCACAGCGCCCTCGCGCAGAGCGTCGAGGAGATCGAGGTGATCGTCGTGGTCGACGGGCCCGACGCGGCGACCCGGTCCGCACTCGACGCGATCGCTGACGCCCGGCTGCGGGTGGTCGAGCTGCCGGCCAGCGGCGGCGCGCCAGCGGCCCGCAACGCCGGGGTACGGCAGGCCCGCGCGCCCTGGGTGGCGCTGCTCGACGACGACGACGAATGGCTGCCCCACAAGCTCGCCGCTCAGCTCGACGTGGCCCGCGAGGCGTCCGCGCCGCTGCCGATCGTCGCGAGTCGGTTGATCAACCGGACCCCACGGGCCGAGTTCGTGATCCCTCGTCGGCTACCGGAGCCGGGTGAGCCACCGAGTGAGTACTTCACCGTCCGGCGCGGGCTGTTCCACGGGGACGGTTTCATCCAGACGTCGACGATCATGGCTCCGACGGAGCTGTTCCGCCGGGTACCGTTCGATCCGACGGTGCCCCGGATGCAGGAGCTCGACTGGTCGCTGCGCGCGCTGAGCCACGACGATGTCACGCTCGCCTTCGCCGACGAGCCGCTGGTCATCTGGCACCAGGACGAGAACCGGCCACGGATCAGCCTGGACTCGCCGTGGCAGGCACAGTTCGAGTGGCTGCGGCGCAGCCGCCCGCTGATGACACCCCGCGCGTACGCCGCGCTCACGATGAGCGTGATCAGCTCGATGGCGGCACCGACCCGCAGCGGCAAGGTCTTCGCGACGCTGCTGCGCGAGGCGCGCCGGCACGGGCGGCCGGGCACGCTGGACTACCTCACGTTCGCCCAGATCTGGCTGATCCCGCCGGACCTGCGCCGTACCGTGCGGGACATGATCCTCAAGCGCCGCCGCCAGGCGCAGCACGAGCAGCCGGC includes:
- a CDS encoding DUF427 domain-containing protein, with the protein product MIVAGGMDDSGASGPDSGSETFHAGPAPGRRGAVRVEPGQKRVRVYLHGEVVADTTAPLLVWEKPYYPTYYLPAADVRASLVATGATERSPSRGTAEILDVVTGDGRTAAGAARRYPDSPLAQLRDAVRLDWAAMDEWLEEDEPVYTHPRDPYTRVDILASSRRVRVELDGVTLAESGSPRILYETGLPPRYYLPLADLRRDLLVPSPTRSHCPYKGTAEYWSVRLGERTYDDLVWIYRAPLPESQKIAGLACFYSEKVDLYVDGVAQQRPRTQFS
- a CDS encoding glycosyltransferase family 2 protein, yielding MAQADGSTAPDGSGTLDGSGSGAVGQPAGVVPRVVRNDWSSVAVPDLGSWRPTMTVSVVIPAFNCQPTLDLTLASLSRQTYPADLLEVVVADDGSDPPLTLPSIRPAQTKIVRIGADGEAGWGRAAALRCGVAHSTGEILHWLDADMIAFPEHVAAQVRWQHVLPYAVTLGYKRFVDPDGDGRWPAAETVAQTLAGGAAADLFGGNPGEPHSYVERYVNQTDQLRIADHHAFKIHVGATAALCRELYQRAGGFDAQLRLGEDTEFGYRLAQAGAVFVPEPAARSWHLGRTHVMRARKEIARWNRPFFADRIPYPRSWRKVGGTSWSVPLVEVVTAVGDQPLERVRAAVDSVLRGTEHDVRVTLVGPWDQLDDARVRVLTDPLRDLRLIAATYRGEPRVRLATERPASVFPAPYLLDLPAAYGLAPDALRRLIDVADRHQAGVVRVDIDQPGAVRADSDESGAEPVRGAGVRLWRTAALGRARWVRAAGEPLFDAVTSVYGHRDVPADEVGVVDLTRFEVTDLANGMPQPSRRRRAPAALVPTTVEVAGVRSLAKATVVVAWMAGRRVRAQWAGSAVRRRAGHSG
- a CDS encoding sulfotransferase, giving the protein MTKVLFIAAWGRSGTTILDNILNSYESVFTVGELTYLWLRGLQQRRPCGCGVPVPECPLWQEILRTAYGDEPPSAADVYALQRRSLRVRHTPTLLRARPGPDVERYRQLMASLYRAVADVTGATLIVDSSKSPADAAMLSGVAGVQPYLLHVVRDPRAVAYSWSRTTSHHDPSTPGLTHHHGPAESSRLWLGWNLLIERTARAYPGRHRRLRYEDFMVEPRDTVEGLLRFVGLPEEVVSPPAGGPFVDRSTVRLRPNHTVSGNPSRFRTGEVSLKLDDRWIDQQARGQRLISTTVSMPLLPRYRYPLWPALRRTADPAH
- a CDS encoding glycosyltransferase family 2 protein codes for the protein MSDTPAVSVVIPTRNRPDLVTRAAHSALAQSVEEIEVIVVVDGPDAATRSALDAIADARLRVVELPASGGAPAARNAGVRQARAPWVALLDDDDEWLPHKLAAQLDVAREASAPLPIVASRLINRTPRAEFVIPRRLPEPGEPPSEYFTVRRGLFHGDGFIQTSTIMAPTELFRRVPFDPTVPRMQELDWSLRALSHDDVTLAFADEPLVIWHQDENRPRISLDSPWQAQFEWLRRSRPLMTPRAYAALTMSVISSMAAPTRSGKVFATLLREARRHGRPGTLDYLTFAQIWLIPPDLRRTVRDMILKRRRQAQHEQPAGTETDALQR